A single window of Novipirellula aureliae DNA harbors:
- a CDS encoding glycosyltransferase family 4 protein, whose product MNHTGRILLVGRHFWPLACFDSSGFLVQLATDLHRAEDRSGHRVEVLTPRYSASCPERFVYREMVVHRPAMAPRSDWSMGRYVRHLTTWLKTNIQSFDIVVCDSIREEALAVVEAAAGSAAKIVLISSQYGSQSDPAWWQSSRLARRCAGAANLAHCVVVKDAQSERLLLGKGIAAEKIQRIPIGFTGSIGLPNELTLGILDEADDRKPSGEKTIARRRLGNINTDLRTMPDTPVVVCCGRFQRDSGMDLLARSARLLIARYPDLRIWFIGDGPNRHSMHDFVRGDGVRNSISMPGSFNDLSDVYTAADVYVQADEDGLDSFLPTAVSAALPIVAIDTPAVRSVLGMNRSAIGNASIGNEKIGNGPNLARLFSGATTKSLRAGLREILDDLPAGRAKAIELKRHLLRTRPQSQVIESYLDLFQRLKRSSDSPKRSNRSSNSSIEAAS is encoded by the coding sequence GTGAATCATACGGGGCGAATTCTATTGGTCGGCCGTCACTTTTGGCCATTGGCATGTTTTGATTCCTCAGGCTTTTTGGTTCAATTGGCAACCGACTTGCATCGCGCAGAGGATCGGTCCGGACATCGTGTTGAAGTCCTTACGCCACGCTATTCGGCTTCGTGTCCTGAGCGATTTGTTTACCGCGAGATGGTGGTGCATCGACCGGCAATGGCTCCGCGAAGTGATTGGTCGATGGGCCGCTATGTCCGTCATCTGACAACCTGGCTAAAAACGAATATCCAATCGTTCGATATCGTGGTTTGCGATTCGATTCGTGAAGAGGCACTGGCCGTCGTCGAAGCGGCTGCTGGTTCCGCTGCGAAAATCGTCTTAATCAGCTCTCAATATGGGAGCCAAAGTGACCCTGCTTGGTGGCAGTCTTCACGACTGGCGCGGCGATGTGCGGGAGCGGCAAACCTGGCTCATTGTGTCGTCGTGAAGGACGCCCAAAGCGAACGGTTGCTGTTGGGCAAAGGGATCGCCGCCGAGAAAATCCAGCGAATTCCAATCGGATTCACTGGATCGATCGGGTTGCCCAATGAGTTGACTTTGGGGATTTTAGATGAGGCGGACGATCGGAAACCGAGCGGCGAGAAGACCATCGCCCGGCGGCGACTTGGAAATATCAACACTGATTTACGAACGATGCCTGACACGCCCGTCGTCGTATGTTGTGGTAGGTTTCAGCGAGATTCAGGAATGGATTTGCTCGCTCGTTCCGCACGGCTTTTGATTGCTCGATATCCCGATTTGAGGATTTGGTTTATTGGTGATGGCCCGAATCGCCATTCAATGCACGATTTTGTTCGAGGGGATGGGGTTCGTAACTCGATCTCGATGCCCGGATCGTTTAATGATTTATCGGACGTGTACACGGCGGCGGATGTGTACGTTCAAGCCGATGAGGATGGACTGGACTCGTTTCTTCCCACAGCGGTTTCGGCAGCGCTTCCGATCGTCGCAATCGACACACCAGCGGTGCGTTCGGTGTTGGGGATGAATCGATCCGCCATTGGAAACGCTTCGATCGGGAATGAAAAGATTGGGAATGGACCCAACCTTGCACGCCTGTTTTCTGGCGCGACGACGAAGTCGTTACGAGCGGGCCTTCGTGAAATTCTTGACGATTTACCAGCGGGGCGAGCGAAAGCGATCGAGCTAAAACGGCACTTGCTCCGTACTCGGCCTCAAAGTCAAGTTATCGAAAGCTACCTCGATTTGTTTCAGCGACTGAAACGTTCTTCGGATTCGCCAAAACGGTCAAATCGCTCTTCCAATTCCTCCATCGAGGCAGCTTCATGA